Proteins co-encoded in one Puntigrus tetrazona isolate hp1 chromosome 20, ASM1883169v1, whole genome shotgun sequence genomic window:
- the taar13a gene encoding trace amine associated receptor 13a has translation MDLSLQEYDPTLLCFPAMNSSCLKGTHHDAQTVLYVMLVSAMIVTILGNSVVIISIAHFKQLQTPTNILVMSLALADLLLGLVVMPFSMIRSVDGCWYFGDAFCLLHSTFDLFLTSVSILHLVCIAIDRHQAICYPLQYPTRITIPIAWVMVLISWAMIAVYSYGLLYSKSNVKGLEEYVESIYCIGHCSLLFSKLWSVLDTLITFFFPCSVMVGLYVRIFVVAKKHVRTISEANQHENENVFKSSQRSERKAAKTLGVVVGAFIICWLPFFINSVMDPYINFSTPLALFEVFVWLGYINSTINPIIYGFFYPWFRKTLSLIVTRRIFEPNSSDINIFTV, from the coding sequence ATGGATTTATCATTACAAGAATATGATCCCACTTTGTTGTGTTTTCCTGCAATGAACAGCTCTTGTCTTAAAGGTACACATCATGACGCTCAGACTGTCTTGTATGTCATGTTGGTGTCTGCGATGATTGTGACCATTCTAGGAAATTCAGTGGTCATCATCTCCATTGCACACTTCAAACAGCTTCAGACTCCTACTAACATCTTGGTGATGTCCCTGGCTTTAGCGGATCTGCTGCTTGGATTGGTGGTCATGCCTTTCAGTATGATTCGTTCGGTGGATGGCTGCTGGTATTTTGGAGATGCCTTCTGTTTGCTGCACTCCACTTTTGACTTGTTTCTCACATCAGTGTCTATTTTGCATCTTGTTTGTATTGCTATAGATCGACATCAGGCTATTTGTTATCCTCTTCAATATCCTACAAGAATAACCATACCCATTGCATGGGTCATGGTGCTGATAAGTTGGGCTATGATAGCAGTCTATTCATATGGTCTTCTGTACTCAAAATCTAATGTGAAAGGACTAGAGGAATATGTTGAATCAATTTACTGTATAGGACATTGCAGTCTGCTTTTCAGTAAATTATGGTCTGTTTTAGACACgttaataacttttttctttccttgttCTGTCATGGTTGGACTGTATGTTAGGATTTTTGTAGttgcaaaaaaacatgtaaGAACAATCAGTGAGGCAAACCAGCATGAAAATGAGAATGTGTTTAAAAGTTCTCAGCGATCTGAACGCAAAGCAGCAAAAACTCTTGGTGTGGTTGTGGgtgcttttattatttgttgGTTGCCATTTTTTATAAACTCTGTGATGGATCCTTACATCAACTTCTCCACACCACTTGCCCTCTTTGAAGTGTTTGTCTGGTTAGGCTACATTAACTCAACCATAAATCCCATCATATATGGCTTTTTCTACCCATGGTTTAGGAAAACCCTTTCTCTTATTGTAACAAGGAGAATATTTGAACCAAACTCTTCTGATAtcaacattttcacagtttga
- the LOC122325446 gene encoding trace amine-associated receptor 13c-like, translated as MDILTQDYDLAQFCFPSVNNSCLKDTHHVSAQTVVYLLLVSAMIVTILGNSVVIISIAHFKQLQTPTNILVMSLALADLLLGLVVMPFSMIRTVDGCWYFGEFFCLLHSTFDLFLTSVSIFHLIFIAIDRYQAVCYPLQYPTRITIPVAWVMVMISWSVAALYSYGLVYSKANVEGLEDYIESIYCMGNCNLLFNALWGAIDTLIAFLLPCSVMIGLYARIFVIAKQHARKLNDASQHENENMFKSSRRSERKAAKTLGVVVGAFIICWLPFFINSLVDPYINFSTPLVLFDVFVWLGYINSTINPIIYGLFYPWFRKTLYLIITLKIFEPNSSDVNVFSV; from the coding sequence ATGGATATTTTAACACAAGATTATGATCTTGCTCagttttgttttccttcagtGAACAACTCTTGTCTTAAAGACACACATCATGTTTCTGCTCAGACTGTGGTGTATCTCCTGTTGGTGTCTGCAATGATTGTGACCATTCTAGGAAATTCAGTGGTCATCATCTCCATTGCACACTTCAAACAGCTCCAGACTCCCACGAACATCTTGGTGATGTCCCTGGCTTTAGCGGATCTGCTGCTTGGATTGGTGGTCATGCCTTTCAGTATGATCCGTACTGTGGATGGCTGCTGGTATTTTGGAGAGTTCTTCTGTTTGCTGCACTCCACTTTTGACTTGTTTCTCACATCAGTGTCcatttttcatctaatttttattgcaattgaTCGATATCAGGCTGTTTGTTATCCACTCCAGTATCCTACAAGAATAACCATACCTGTCGCATGGGTCATGGTGATGATAAGTTGGAGCGTGGCTGCATTATATTCCTATGGTTTAGTGTACTCAAAAGCTAATGTGGAAGGACTGGAGGACTATATTGAATCAATATACTGTATGGGAAACTGCAATTTGCTTTTCAATGCATTGTGGGGAGCTATAGACACATTAATAGCTTTTCTCTTGCCTTGTTCTGTCATGATTGGCCTGTATGCAAGAATTTTTGTGATTGCAAAACAGCATGCTAGAAAACTCAATGATGCAAGTCAGCATGAAAATGAGAATATGTTTAAAAGTTCTCGACGATCTGAACGCAAAGCAGCAAAAACTCTTGGTGTGGTCGTGGgtgcttttattatttgctggttaccattttttataaattctttGGTTGACCCTTACATCAACTTTTCCACCCCACTTGTTCTCTTTGATGTGTTTGTCTGGTTAGGCTACATTAACTCAACCATAAACCCCATCATATATGGCCTTTTCTACCCATGGTTCAGAAAAACCCTTTATCTTATTataacattgaaaatatttgaaccAAACTCATCTGATGTAAATGTCTTCAGTGTTTGA
- the taar10 gene encoding trace amine-associated receptor 10: MDLNNSTQTRIDRGPALCFESSNNSCERFVYPSEIQILLYSFFSGIALTTVCGNLLVILSIIHFKQLHTPANYLILSLAVADLLIGGFVMPPSMLRSVETCWYLGDVFYRYYAVCHPLHYRNKITPPVCLIMISLSWGLAAFVGFAMVFLQLNILGDEEFYFNNIACKGACIIFQTAAASTISSFLAFGLPAIIAVSIYLKILLVARKQSKSIQHLVHVGKNNCASINKTEGKATKTLAIIMGVFFVSVSPFFFCNLVDPFLNYTVPPAIFDAFLWIGYFNSLCNPFVYAFFYRWFRKALRIIILAKIFQVNSSQLDIMERRD, from the exons ATGGACCTAAACAATTCAACTCAAACTAGGATTGACCGTGGACCTGCTCTCTGTTTTGAGTCGTCCAACAACTCATGTGAAAGATTTGTCTACCCATCAGAGATTCAGATTTTGCTTTATTCATTCTTCAGTGGCATTGCGCTAACCACAGTATGTGGAAACCTGCTGGTCATCCTCTCCATCATTCATTTCAAGCAGCTGCACACGCCAGCAAACTACCTAATCCTGTCTCTGGCCGTGGCCGATCTGCTCATCGGAGGTTTTGTGATGCCTCCCAGCATGCTGCGCTCTGTTGAGACGTGCTGGTACTTGGGAGACGTGTTCT ATCGCTATTATGCCGTATGTCACCCGCTTCATTACCGGAATAAAATCACTCCTCCCGTTTGCCTCATTATGATTTCCCTAAGCTGGGGTCTAGCTGCGTTTGTTGGATTTGCTATGGTGTTTCTACAACTCAACATTCTGGGTGATGAGgagttttatttcaataatatagCCTGCAAAGGCGCCTGTATCATCTTTCAAACCGCAGCAGCCAGCACCATTTCCTCATTTCTTGCTTTCGGTCTTCCCGCAATAATTGCTGTCAGCATTTATCTCAAAATTCTCCTTGTTGCACGAAAACAATCAAAATCTATACAGCATTTAGTCCACGTGGGCAAAAATAACTGTGCTTCCATAAACAAAACTGAGGGGAAGGCCACAAAAACGCTTGCTATCATCATGGGGGTATTTTTTGTAAGCGTCTCACCCTTTTTCTTCTGTAATCTAGTAGACCCTTTTCTAAATTACACAGTACCACCGGCCATATTTGATGCTTTTTTGTGGATTGGATATTTTAATTCTCTGTGTAACCCTTTTGTGTATGCATTCTTTTATAGATGGTTTAGAAAAGCTCTGAGAATCATCATTTTAGCCaaaatatttcaagtaaattCTTCACAACTTGACATAATGGAAAGACGTGATTAG
- the taar10a gene encoding trace amine-associated receptor 10a, which translates to MDAPVNISQIEIWEKQFLCYEFSNRSCQRFIYPLETRILLYILFSISSIVTILGNLLVIITVIHFKQLHTPTNYLILSLAVADLLVGGVVMPPSMLRSIETCWYLGDLFCKIHSSLDVTLCTASILNLCIISLDRYYAICHPFQYHSKMTSLATLVMIIICWTVSAALGFGMIFMELNIIGVENFFYDNIDCDGGCFVFQSKAGATVFSLICFYVPAFVMLCVYLKILHAAQLQVQAIQSVNSELKKEGKATKTLAIIMGVFLTFWIPFFLCNIIDPFIGYSVPPLLFDLFLWVGYYNSTCNPIVYAFFYSWFRHAFRVILSKRVFQTNSSRTILL; encoded by the coding sequence ATGGATGCCCCAGTCAACATCAGCCAAATTGAAATCTGGGAAAAACAATTTCTCTGTTATGAGTTTAGTAACAGGTCTTGTCAGAGATTTATCTATCCTTTGGAAACCCGAATATTACTCTACATCCTTTTCAGCATCTCATCAATTGTCACAATCCTAGGAAACCTGCTTGTGATCATAACGGTCATTCATTTCAAGCAGCTTCACACACCAACTAACTACCTAATCCTGTCTCTGGCCGTGGCCGATCTGCTTGTCGGAGGAGTTGTGATGCCGCCCAGCATGCTGCGCTCCATCGAGACGTGCTGGTATCTGGGAGATTTGTTCTGTAAAATACACAGCAGTCTTGATGTGACATTGTGCACCGCATCGATTTTAAACCTCTGTATCATTTCTCTGGACAGATACTATGCCATATGTCACCCCTTTCAATATCACAGTAAAATGACATCTCTTGCTACACTAGttatgattattatctgctGGACTGTTTCAGCTGCTCTGGGGTTTGGCATGATCTTCATGGAGCTTAATATCATTGGagttgagaattttttttatgataacaTTGACTGTGATGGAGGCTGCTTTGTGTTTCAGAGTAAAGCTGGAGCTACAGTATTTTCACTGATCTGTTTTTATGTTCCTGCTTTTGTCATGCTCTGTGTGTATCTTAAGATCTTACACGCAGCTCAACTGCAGGTTCAGGCCATTCAGAGTGTGAATTCTGAGttaaaaaaagagggaaaagcTACCAAGACTTTAGCCATCATCATGGGGGTGTTTCTGACCTTCTggattcctttttttctttgtaatattaTTGATCCCTTCATTGGTTACTCTGTACCACCACTGCTGTTTGATTTGTTCCTATGGGTTGGATATTATAATTCCACCTGTAATCCCATAGTGTACGCCTTCTTTTACAGCTGGTTCAGACATGCTTTCAGAGTCATTTTATCCAAAAGAGTATTTCAGACAAATTCTTCAAGAACAATACTACTGTAA